One window from the genome of Glycine soja cultivar W05 chromosome 12, ASM419377v2, whole genome shotgun sequence encodes:
- the LOC114379823 gene encoding uncharacterized protein LOC114379823, producing MQSPSSLYLNKTFFTTHHHHHHHLGFHHTLSSTHNSLPPLGFLPKPSCSTRLITAQDYRPNNHKRNDYPKEGVRVRGNKDNVWSIDNELAKASSSQKEKRRKQRGRRVVRRKGPKGGRVIVSGAMLVEVETVLQTQEPVIKPIWNTFASSLSGIWKGVGAVFSPITAEMEPMEIGSKNEHLYDCYTLSRIEAVPSVSGERTSQIQRKVNWVTLNPYGEIPQHIEGSNVAKDKQHKSSDNVINHVLPIFESFDFKRSDVMEEDVMGCEPGLVYFEDGSYSRGPIDIPVGEYNDTKYYISPTFKFEQCLVKGCHKRIRIVHTIEFINGGSDIQILRVALYEEEWVSPASIDDQSDMEFDAKPFSQRKRTKPSELTGSWKVFEVSATPVYDEESTEEGNAAPYVYLCMENLKKRSLPENTNYFGEEERLDMQDVTMLWLPGGVTCYVDINKDGILCIGVGWYSDEGINLVMERDYGLDGKLKEVRWKSEVKRRWSNPPPIE from the exons ATGCAATCCCCTTCTTCCCTTTACCTCAACAAGACCTTCTTCACGacacaccaccaccaccaccaccaccttggCTTCCACCACACCCTCTCTTCCACCCACAATTCCCTTCCCCCTCTTGGCTTCTTGCCCAAGCCATCATGTTCCACAAGGCTTATAACAGCTCAAGATTACAGGCCAAACAACCACAAGAGGAATGATTACCCCAAAGAGGGTGTGAGGGTGAGGGGCAACAAGGACAATGTGTGGAGCATTGATAATGAGCTTGCCAAGGCGTCTTCTTCTCAGAAGGAGAAAAGGAGGAAGCAGAGAGGGAGGAGGGTAGTGAGGAGGAAGGGCCCAAAGGGTGGAAGGGTTATTGTCTCTGGGGCTATGCTGGTTGAGGTTGAGACTGTTCTTCAGACTCAG GAACCAGTGATAAAACCAATTTGGAATACATTTGCTAGCAGTCTCAGTGGAATTTGGAAGGGTGTAGGTGCTGTGTTTTCTCCCATCACAGCTGAAATGGAACCAATGGAAATAGGTAGCAAGAATGAACACCTATATGACTGCTATACTCTTTCTCGCATAGAGGCAGTACCATCAGTTTCAGGTGAGCGTACATCTCAAATCCAGAGAAAGGTTAACTGGGTGACTTTGAATCCTTATGGCGAAATACCACAGCATATTGAAGGCAGCAATGTAGCTAAAGACAAGCAGCACAAATCCAGCGATAATGTAATTAATCATGTTTTGCCTATATTTGAATCATTTGACTTTAAAAGGAGCGATGTGATGGAAGAAGATGTCATGGGCTGTGAACCAGGCCTTGTTTACTTTGAA GACGGGTCATATTCTCGAGGTCCTATAGATATTCCAGTGGGTGAATACAATGATACAAAGTACTATATCTCACCAACTTTCAAGTTCGAACAA TGCTTGGTTAAAGGCTGCCACAAGAGGATCCGAATTGTCCACACCATAGAATTCATCAATGGTGGTTCAGATATACAGATATTGAGAGTCGCCTTGTATGAAGAAGAATGGGTCAGTCCTGCTTCCATCGATGACCAGAG TGATATGGAGTTCGATGCAAAGCCATTTTCACAAAGAAAACGAACCAAGCCATCAGAGCTAACAGGGTCATGGAAAGTCTTTGAGGTAAGTGCAACTCCTGTGTATGATGAGGAGAGCACGGAAGAAGGCAACGCTGCCCCATATGTGTACCTTTGTATGGAAAATCTAAAGAAGAGGAGCCTCCCCGAGAACACCAACTACTTTGGCGAGGAGGAGCGGCTTGACATGCAGGATGTGACCATGCTATGGCTTCCTGGGGGCGTGACATGCTATGTTGACATTAACAAGGATGGCATTCTTTGTATTGGAGTTGGTTGGTACTCTGATGAAGGGATCAACCTTGTGATGGAGAGAGACTATGGGTTGGATGGAAAGCTCAAAGAGGTGAGATGGAAATCAGAGGTGAAAAGAAGGTGGTCTAATCCTCCTCCTATTGAATAA